A region of the bacterium genome:
GGCGTCGTCTACCTCACCGGCCTCGCGCAGGGCCTGAGCCTGATCACGTTTCCCGCGGTCAGCACCATCCTGACCAATCCGAAACTCTACCATCTCAGCGACAGCGAGTACGGCGCTCTGTTCGTACCGCTCGTCGTGTTGGCCATCGCCGGTTCGAGCCTCGGGCCGGGCATTGCGCGGCGGTCGGGTCTGAAATGGGTCTTCGTCGCCGGGATGGGCTTCAATCTCGGAGCCATGGTGGTGCTCGCGTCCAGCCAATGGTTTGTCGCCTCACACGGGGCCGCCTACGCGCTGCTGCTCGTGGCGACGGCGGCCCTCGGCGCGGGGTTCGGGACCACCCTGATGGCGCTCAACACGTACGTCGAGGAATTCTTCCCCACACGCAGCGACGTCGCGATTCCCGCCCTGCACGCGTTTCTCGGCACCGGCTCGGCGCTGGCGCCGGTCTTGATCGCGGTCTCCGCCGGCGCGGCGTGGTGGGCGCTGCCGGTCGCCGTCGCGTCGGGCTTCATGCTCCTCGGCCTCGCCGCCCTCGGCCAACCCCTGCGCGGCGGCGAGGAGGACCCCGTGCCGCGGGCGGCGGCGATCGAGATGCCCCGGGAGCGGCCGGTCGGTCTCTGGCCGTATGCCGCCGCGGTCCTCCTCTACGGTGTCTGCGAGACCGCGTTCGGCAACTGGGCCACGATCTATCTCCACGAGGACCGGCGGCTCTCCCTCGCCTCGGCCGAATTCGCGCTGACCGCGTTCTGGGCGTTCGTCACGGCCGGCCGCGTCGCCGTCGCGGCGATCGCGATCTGGATCCCCGTGCGCTGGATCTATCGCGCCCTGCCGCTCCTCATCCTCGCGGCGTTTCTGGCGATTCCGGCGGCGAGTCACCGCGCGGCGGCGGGCATCGCCGCCTTCGGCATCGCCGGAGTGGGGTGCTCGGCATTTTTCCCGCTGAGCATCAGCCTCGCGGAACAGAGGTTTTCGACGCGCGCCGCGACCGTCTCCGGCGAGCTGGTCACCGTCTACATGATCGGCTACGGCTTGGCGGCCTTTGGGATCGGTCCCATCAGGGACGTCGGTCACGTCCCCCTCGGCGTCGTGTATCCGGGCGCGAGTGTGCTGGCCGCCGCCACCGCCGTGCTCGCGTGGCGCGTGACCGCCGCGATGCCGCGTTGAGGTCACCGATCGGCTCCGCGTCCATCATCTGACACCGAGGAGGGAACGCGCATGCGATTTGGCATCGCCATCCCGCAGTTCGTCGCCGACGGGACGTTCAATCCGGCCGCCTTCCGCGCCTACCTGGCGCGGGCCGAGGCGCTCGGGTTCGACAGCGCCTGGACGCAGGAGCAGGTGCTGGGCTCGTTGCCCCATTTGGGACCGATGGAGACCATGACCTACGCGGCCGCCTGCAGCGAGCGGCTGCGTCTGGGATGCGCCGTGTTCGTCACGCCCCTGTACAGCCCGGTCCATCTGGCCAAGAGCCTCGCCACGCTTGACCAGCTCAGCCGAGGCCGGCTCGAGGTGGGTGTCGGCACCGGGGGGCGCGGTCGAATGTTCTCCGCGTTCGCGGTCGATCCGGATCGACTGGTCGCGCGGTTCGTCGAGGGGCTTCAGCTGATGAAGGCGCTGTGGACCGAACCCCGGGTCACGTTCACGGGCCGCTTCTGGCGGCTCGACGAGGCGGCCATGGAGCCCAAGCCGTTTCAGAAGCCGCACCCGCCGATCTGGTTCGGCGGCAGCCATCCGGCGGCGGTGCGGCGTGCCGTCCGGCACGGCGACGGCTTCTTCGGCGCCGGATCGCAGACCACCGGCCGGTTCGCCGAGCAGGTGCGGATTCTGCGCGACGCGCTCGCGGAGAGTGGACGACCGGCCGCGGGATTCCCGATCGCCAAACGCGTCTACCTCGCCGTGGACCATGACGTCGTACGCGCCCGGCGGCGGATCGGCGCTGCGCTGCACGAACTCTACCGGCATTTTGGACTACAAAACCTCGAGGCCGTCGCCGTCTTCGGTCCGCCGGAGGCATGCGTGACGGGGCTCCGCGAGGTGGCGGACGCGGGCGCCGGGATGATCCTGCTCAATCCGCTCTTCGATGAAGCGGAGCAGATGGAGCGCCTGGCGGCCGAGGTCGTCCCGCAGCTGTCGTAGAGAGTCTCCCCGCACCCGTCGGACGCGGCCGGGCACCAACGGTACACCTGCCCGCGGCGCCTGGCGCGTGTTTATCGGCGGTGGACATGCCGTCGACCCACCGTCGATCATGATTAGGTCTACCATCGTTCGAGCCCGGGTACAAAAGAACCGCCGGCGCTGCGACGTGGGCGGTTCGGTCATGGGCGAATTCTAAGCGGGGGGGAAGGCGTGGCGTCGCCGTTTCACGTCAACAAGGGGCTCCTGCCCGTCGTCATCTACACGGCGACCCATCGGATTGAGGGGTTCTATCACACTTTCGACGACGGCCGGCGCATACTCGATGACTTGAACGGACAGGGGAGAGCCTTCATCCCGTTGACCGACGCCCGGATCACGAAGTTGCAGGGCCACGGCGAAGACCTCATCGTGGCCCACTTCGTGGCCATCAGTCTGCACAGTATCACGCTCTTCTTCCCGAATCCCAAGGTGGTCGCGCCAAGCAGGAGGACGTCCTCGTCCCGCGGGGGCGCGGAAGGGTCCCGATCGGCGCAACGGGTTGTGGAATCGACGAGCGCCTCTCCGGTGCGCTTCGAATGGGCGGGCACCGGACGCCGGCTCGGGTGAGCCTCCGGACCACCTCGTCCGCGCCTTCTCGCAGACGGATGAATTCTTGGTCCGTGGTGGTGGGGTTGTGCTGCGCGGCGGCGCTCAATGGAGCCCCGCCTGCCGGCGCCGGGCAGGACCTCCCGCGCCTGTGTCAGGCCGACTCGCTCCTCGTCAGCGACAATCCGGAAACCGTACGGGAGACGCGGGGACTCTTCTTCGCGGAGACCGGCAACGCCACGTGTGTCCGGCTGTTGTACCATCACGAGAACGGGCATCCGACGTCTCCGATGGCCGTGCAGGTGTGGGCGCGTGACGACGATGATGTCCCGGCGCGGCTCGAGGTGACGCTGGGGGCCGGCGGTCCCGCGCCGGATCCCATGGTCGCCGGACACCTCGCGGCCGTCAGATTCTGGCACGCGCTCCTCTCGGACACGGCGGCGGCCGTGAGCATCGCGCCGCACCAATGGAAGCCGCTCATGACAACCGTCCTCCGGCCGCAAGACGTTATCAGCGGGCTCGCGCAAATCAAGATCGCGTCGGGGCGTCTCACCGTCGTCGTGCTCGCCTACCTTCCCGGGGCCTCGGAAGCCGACATCACCCCGGCCAGTTTTCTCGCCAGGGTGGGCACCCATCCGTTCGGCGTTTTCAAACTGCCGTTGATCGAAGAGCACTTCGAGGCGCTGTTGGATCAGCCGCGCGGTCTTCTGCTCGCGGCGGGCGGCTTTCTGACGAGCCCTCAACAGCACCACATGCTGAAGGGGAACTACGGGGTCGTCTATCATCTCCGGGTCGACTGCGTCAATCCTTCGACCCGTCCGGTGCTCCTCACCGTGGAGCTCTCGCCGCGGCACGGGCCCGCCGCCGGCACGCTGGTCGTCAACGGCACCCTCGTCGACATCCCGCCGCTGGCCCGCGACGCCCGCTGGGAAGTCGGCCGCTACCGCGTGCCGCCCGGGCGGTGGCCGTTGGACATCTGGACGTCACCCGAGGGCGGGTCCGCGTATCCGGTGCGGCTGGATTTCCTGCCCGGCGACGGGTCCTGACGGACGGCGGGCCCGGCTGAATCCCGCGCCCGGCCCTCAGACGAACAGGGGAAGCATCTCGAGCCGCGCGGTCGCCTCGCGCATCGCCGCCGCACCCGGCGCGGCCGTGAAACGGCCGGCGGCGTCCAGCACCTTCGGCAAGAGCGCGATGTCACCGACGGTGTTGAGGAAAATGCCCGGGCGTGAGAGGACCCAGTGCACCGCGAGGTCGATGTCGCGCTGATCCTCGAGCGGCTGGTACCAGGTGGTGCGCGTACGCTCGCGGCCCCACCACGGGCGGCGGGCGATGGCCTTGATCGTCTGCACGGCCACGTTCCGCTCGCGGCACGCGGCGACGAGGCGTTCGAACATCGCCGCGTAGTGGGGATCCTGCATCATCACGTAGTTGTACGGCAGCAGCACCGAATCGAAATCGAACCGCTCCAGGCTGCGCAGGTGCGTGGCCGCGATTTGCGTGCCGTGCCCGGTCACGCCGATGTATCGCACCAAGCCCTGCTCGCGCGCCTCGACGCAGGCGTCGAGCGCGCCGCCCGCACTGAGCGCGGTATCCCACTCGATCGGGTCGGCGAGATTGTGGAGCTGGATCAAGTCGACGCGCTCCACGCCCAGGCGCTCCAGCGAAAGATGGATCTGGCGCTTCGCCGCGTCGTACGCGCGGCTTCCCGTCTTGGTGGCGAGGAAGAAGCGATCGCGGTGCGTCCGGAGCCACGGCGCGAGCCGCAGTTCGGCGTCGCCGTAACTCGCGGCGACGTCGATGTGGTTGACCCCGTGGCGTAGGAGGAGGTCGAGGACGGGGTCGGCTTCATCCTGCGTGAGCCGCGCCAGCGCCGCCGCACCGAAGATCGTCCGCATGCTCTCGTGTCCGGTCCGCCCGAAGGCGAGCGTTGGGATCATTCGGTCTGCCTCCCGCCCGGCGCGTGCTCGCCGGGACCGCCGCGGGTGTCTCTCCCGCGCCGTCGAGGCGGTATTCGAGGCCGCGACGCCCGCTCCTCGGCGTCCCACTCGACGCCGCGGCACCGGTCGCCTGCGAGGACCGTTAGGACTTGACGGGCAGTCTCCCCCTGACGTCGGCCGGGCGGAAGGGGCCCGGCTCCGCGATGAGCTGCCGCGCGGCGTCGACCTGGCCCCAGGTGTTCCACAGCAGGACGCCCCGCACGCGGCCGTGCTGCAGATAGTAGACGACGCCCTGGCGGAACGGCTCCACCCAGTCCGACACCGTCTCCAGGCGCGAATCCAGGTCCCCCACCGCCTCGTAGCCCAGGTCGAACAGGTCGGAGTAGAAGAACGGCAGATGCCGGTAGGGCTCCTCGGCGCCGGCCATGGCGCGGCCGGCGGCCCGGCCCATCGTGTTGGCATTGTCTTCGTGCTCGACCCGGATGCGCCGTCCGAGCGCCGGCGCGGGGAACAGGGCGACGTCGCCCGCCGCGTAGACCGCCGCACGCGTCGTCTCGAGCCGCTCGTTGACGACGATGCCGTCCTCGACCGATAGACCGGCTGCTTCGGCCAGCGCCGTGTTGGGGGCGATGCCGATCCCCGCTACGACGCCGTCGACCGCGAGTCGCTGCCCGCCCCGCGTGAGGAGAATCGCCCGACCGTTCTCCTCCGGTTGGAGGCCGGCCGCCGTCTCGCCCGGGCGCACGTCCACGCCCCTCTCCCGGTAGTACCCGTTGAGAAATTGAGACAGGTCCGGCGGGAATATATGATGGCCGATCCCGGGCCCCGGAAAGATCATGACGGGCTGCCGGCCGTTCATCGCGAGGGCCGCCGCGATCTCCGACCCGATGAAGCCGGCGCCGATCACGGCGAACCGCCGGCCTCGCTCGGTGAGCTCCCGCAGCCGTGTGTAATCATCGAGCGTCCGATAATAAATGATCGCGTCGTCCCCAAACGTCAGCCGCTTCGGGGCCCCGCCGGTGGCCAGCAGCAGCCGGTCCCACGTGTAGACGGTTCCACGGTCGTCCGTGACGCTGCGCCCCGCCGGATCGAGCGCGCGGACCGTCCGCCCCAGATGGAGATCGGCGCCCCGGCGGTCGGTGGATCGCCAGATGCTGTCGAGCGGTTTTCCCTTCCACAGCGCCTTGGATAGCGGGGGCCGGTTGTAGGGCGGGTGGGGATCGCTTCCGATGAGGCCGACCGATTCGTTGGGATCGACCTCCCTGATTCCCCCAATGGCGGCATCGGCGGTCATGCCTGCGCCGACGATGAGGTAGGTGTAGTGGGGCATGGCAGTCCTCCCAATCGGACGGCCTTCCTTACCGGCTATTGAAACTTATTGGGGAACTGTTTGGCAATGCCGTCGGCCAGCGCGTCGGTGAGCGAGTTGATCTGCTTGATCATCGGCTCCCACTCGTCCGCCTCGCCGGACCAATCCTCCTTTACGACCGCGTCGATTTCCATGACGTGGTGCTGGACGTGGCTCACCAGCAGGCCGTAGACCGCCCCTTGGGGCAGGTTGGGGTTGGCCGAGGCGACGAAGGCGGCGATCGCCTTGCCGTTGCGCTGCAGTGCCCCAAGCGCCGCCTTCTTTTGCGCCGCATCGCCTCGGAAGCCGTTGGCGAAGGCGGCCTTCATGTAGCCCTTCACCGCCAGGTAGTGGCCGACGAACAACGCGGTGAATTTATCGGCCGCCGCCTGCCCGTATACGGGCGCGATAGACGCCCCGATGGCTTTCGCGTTCTTCAGGCCGTATTCGTCGGCTTCGCCGGCCGCGCCCTTGATGCCGAGCCGCGTCGCGATCACGAGATCCCTGACCCAAAACACGTGGTCGTCGTAGAGCCCGCGCAGGGTCATCTTGAGCTCCGCGACCTTCGCCGGATTCGGCGCCGGCCCGCCCTGGGCCGGGGGCGGCACGACCCATGCCGTTAGGCTCG
Encoded here:
- a CDS encoding MFS transporter produces the protein MRIISFRHATLSAVEDIVTPRRGEVGVVYLTGLAQGLSLITFPAVSTILTNPKLYHLSDSEYGALFVPLVVLAIAGSSLGPGIARRSGLKWVFVAGMGFNLGAMVVLASSQWFVASHGAAYALLLVATAALGAGFGTTLMALNTYVEEFFPTRSDVAIPALHAFLGTGSALAPVLIAVSAGAAWWALPVAVASGFMLLGLAALGQPLRGGEEDPVPRAAAIEMPRERPVGLWPYAAAVLLYGVCETAFGNWATIYLHEDRRLSLASAEFALTAFWAFVTAGRVAVAAIAIWIPVRWIYRALPLLILAAFLAIPAASHRAAAGIAAFGIAGVGCSAFFPLSISLAEQRFSTRAATVSGELVTVYMIGYGLAAFGIGPIRDVGHVPLGVVYPGASVLAAATAVLAWRVTAAMPR
- a CDS encoding LLM class flavin-dependent oxidoreductase; amino-acid sequence: MRFGIAIPQFVADGTFNPAAFRAYLARAEALGFDSAWTQEQVLGSLPHLGPMETMTYAAACSERLRLGCAVFVTPLYSPVHLAKSLATLDQLSRGRLEVGVGTGGRGRMFSAFAVDPDRLVARFVEGLQLMKALWTEPRVTFTGRFWRLDEAAMEPKPFQKPHPPIWFGGSHPAAVRRAVRHGDGFFGAGSQTTGRFAEQVRILRDALAESGRPAAGFPIAKRVYLAVDHDVVRARRRIGAALHELYRHFGLQNLEAVAVFGPPEACVTGLREVADAGAGMILLNPLFDEAEQMERLAAEVVPQLS
- a CDS encoding aldo/keto reductase — encoded protein: MIPTLAFGRTGHESMRTIFGAAALARLTQDEADPVLDLLLRHGVNHIDVAASYGDAELRLAPWLRTHRDRFFLATKTGSRAYDAAKRQIHLSLERLGVERVDLIQLHNLADPIEWDTALSAGGALDACVEAREQGLVRYIGVTGHGTQIAATHLRSLERFDFDSVLLPYNYVMMQDPHYAAMFERLVAACRERNVAVQTIKAIARRPWWGRERTRTTWYQPLEDQRDIDLAVHWVLSRPGIFLNTVGDIALLPKVLDAAGRFTAAPGAAAMREATARLEMLPLFV
- a CDS encoding FAD/NAD(P)-binding oxidoreductase, with translation MPHYTYLIVGAGMTADAAIGGIREVDPNESVGLIGSDPHPPYNRPPLSKALWKGKPLDSIWRSTDRRGADLHLGRTVRALDPAGRSVTDDRGTVYTWDRLLLATGGAPKRLTFGDDAIIYYRTLDDYTRLRELTERGRRFAVIGAGFIGSEIAAALAMNGRQPVMIFPGPGIGHHIFPPDLSQFLNGYYRERGVDVRPGETAAGLQPEENGRAILLTRGGQRLAVDGVVAGIGIAPNTALAEAAGLSVEDGIVVNERLETTRAAVYAAGDVALFPAPALGRRIRVEHEDNANTMGRAAGRAMAGAEEPYRHLPFFYSDLFDLGYEAVGDLDSRLETVSDWVEPFRQGVVYYLQHGRVRGVLLWNTWGQVDAARQLIAEPGPFRPADVRGRLPVKS